ggagtgggattgatCTGGTCCAGATCACAGGCTTGAGAAGCAGCATTCTTGTTGAAAGTGGATGGAGATGCTCCTTTGTGAATTCAGGAGTCTACAGTGATATTGGTATAAACCTGAaattactgattgatggtctgagagAGGAAACGGGTGTGCTGGGAGTGAGATATCCTGGGATTTGTAGAAGATTGACAGGGATTATCAGTATATCTTAATCGGCTTTGTAAAGAGGTTCAGAAAGGGTAACATTAAGTTGAAGAAGGTCCAGGATCAGTTAGTCCACAGTACATGTGTGTCTTACAACTGTATGAAAAGTACAAGGAGTTAATGGAATGGGTCAATAAGTTTAAAAACAAAAGTGATGATTAGTTGGCGAGCATTGCTGTCCAACACAATCAGTTATGATTGAAAcaggaggggcggcacggtggagagtggttagcactgctgcatcacggcgccgaggtcccaggttcgatcccggctctgggtcactgtccgtgtggagtttgcacattctccccttgtctgcgtgggtctcacccccagaacccaaaatgatgtgcaggttagatggattggccatactaaaattgccccttaattgggaaaaacagaattgaatgttttaaatttaaaaaaacgatTGAAACAGGAGGCAcatgtcaataataataataatctttattgtcacaagtaagagtTATATCAGAAAAAACACTTTACCAAACTCTGGAATAAAATATTGAATTACAGACATAATACCGACTGGGTGAGGAATTAGATGATGCAAGGAGGCTGTTAAAGGAATTAGTTCAACAAAAAACTGTCACCTCCCCTGAAGCAGACCACATCCTCGGTTTAGATCAAATCCGACAGCTTCGGGAACAAATCAGCAGCAACAGCTCTcatggctgctgtctccgaaaccagaggaggtgaccctcgtggctgctgtctctgaaaccagaggcagtgaccctcatagctgctgtctccgaaaccagaggaggtgacccccgtggctgctgtctctgaaaccagaggcagtgaccctcgtagctgctgtctctgaaaccagaggcagtgaccctcatagctgctgtctccgaaaccagaggaggtgaccctcgtagctgctgtctccgaaaccagaggcggtgaccctcatggctgctgtctccgaaaccagaggaggtgaccctcgtggctgctgtctccgaaaccagaggcagtgaccctcatagctgctgtctccgaaaccagaggaggtgaccctcatggctgctgtctctgaaaccagaggaggtgaccctcatagctgctgtctccgaaaccagaggcggtgaccctcatggctgctgtctccgaaaccagacgaggtgaccctcgtggctgctgtctccgaaaccagaggaggtgaccctcatagctgctgtctccgaaaccagaggcggtgaccctcatggctgctgtctccgaaaccagaggaggtgaccctcgtagctgctgtctctgaaaccagaggaggtgaccctcgtggctgctgtctccgaaaccagaggaggtgaccctcatggctgctgtctccgaaaccagaggaggtgaccctcgtagctgctgtctctgaaaccagaggaggtgaccctcatggctgctgtctccaaatccagaggaggtgaccctcgtgGCAGCTGACTCTGAAACCAGAGGCAGTGACCCTcatggctgctgtctccgaaaccagaggaggtgaccctcatagctgctgtctctgaaaccagaggaggtgaccctcgtagctgctgtctccgaaaccagaggcagtgaccctcgtagctgctgtctccgaaaccagaggaggtgaccctcatggctgctgtctccgaaaccagaggaggtgaccctcatagctgctgtctccgaaaccagagggggtgaccctcatagctgctgtctccgaaaccagaggaggtgaccctcatagctgctgtctccgaaaccagaggaggtgaccctcgtagctgctgtctccgaaaccagaggaggtgaccctcgtagctgctgtctccgaaaccagaggaggtgaccctcgtagctgctgtctccgaaaccagaggaggtgaccctcgtagctgctgtctccgaaaccagaggtgACCCTCATAGCTGCTGTATTctaaaccagaggaggtgaccctcatggctgctgtctctgaaaccgtgaccctcgtagctgctgtctccgaaaccagaggaggtgacctcTGTCTCTTGCTGGGTCAGTCAAGTTGAAAGCACTTCCCCCTCTGCTCTGCCTCTTCTATGCAATGAGGAAAtgctggtttgtgtgtgtgtggtcaccCAGGCCAGGGATACAGGATAGGCTGAGACCCAGGCAgaaaggggaggaggtggggggggggggggtaaatcggTGGAGAACTATCCTCATCCACTAGGCTCAGGGAAAAGGTCACCACCCGACCAATCACAGACCCCTTTCTCCCTTTTCATGTCTCTGAAACAGGAATCGGGGTGACAGTGAATATGGACACCAGCCCCCCTCATCCTCACCACaatattaaaaacattttaaacGTCCCATGCTGAGTTAGAGAAGGAGGACCTGAAACAGCTTCACCCAGCTGTATGTTCCCAGAGTGAAGCTGAGAACTGGAGAGGGACACTCACTCGGTGAAATAGAACCTGACTTCAGGAGGGCTGTATGGGAAGGGAATATTGACTTTCACCCAGTTCTAGTTAACATTAAATAGTCTCCCACTGAAATACCAAGTGttggatggcacggtggtgcagtggcactgctgcctcacggcgccaaggatccgggttcgatcccggccccaggtcactgcacatgaggagtttgcacattctccccatgcgtttcacccccacaaaccaaaaagatgtgcaggataggtggattggccatgctaaattgccccttaattggggcaattttaatcaaaacaagctttattctaagaacatagttaacaaatatatacacacacagcaagaatttttatcaattacaaacataaagacaccccacagcgacacttatctatgtataacactgaatgaattccctcttaactgttACTATTCATAAACAAAATCCCattaaccaaaaaccccttttcaagggcatggtccagcactctgcattctcacttgaataagactggcttttcctgagattctgacccgtctcaccagcaggtttaaactctTCAGGAAAGCAAATTATAGATTTTAAGTTCCCAAAGCAGGTAGCTATCTGTTTTTTCttcttactggaacagatatttaaaatgaaaatagagagagacaagcCAAAACACTTCATtgttctgtctgagtccacagcagccaaaactGAAAGGGAAAGTAAAAACAGTTCACAGagccactgcccagctccacccatacaatgacatcactgaagccgtgtgataagacaaaaacttttCTGAAAGGGACACTTCCATAACAGTCGGTAACAGGACATCAATCAGTCTTGTCTTACTTTAAAGAAATCAAGGACTTAAAAATGTGTTTGATGCAAACTGATTTAATTAAACTATATCCAGAATATTGAACTCCAGTCCGGTTGcagggattattaacatcaactgaatcaaactccaactgtcagaatgaacatggttcagtcctggatgtgattaagagcagcaataacagcaaaatccaacccccatcatcacttgtgaactcgctggtgggtcagCAGAGGTtttgatcgagtgaatcccttcccacaaacagagcagataaatggcctctccccagtgtgaactcgctggtgtgcccgcaggttggacgACTTTGTGAACCTCTttgagcagtgagagcagctgaacggtctctcctcagtatgaattcgctggtggGTCATCAGATCAGCAGCACTTTTGAAGCCGCTACCACAGTCAGAGCAAttaaaaggtctctcattggtgtgaataACATTGTGTCTCAGAAGGTtgcatgactgagtgaatccctgcccacacacagagcaggtgaatggcctctccccagtgtgaactcgctggtgtgtccacagactggatgatgttctaaacctctttatgcaatgagagcagctgaacggtctctcctcgctGTGAATGCCCTGGTGGTGTATTAGTTCCCGAGAGCTTTTGAAGCCGctcccacagtcagaacatttaaagggCCTCTCAGTAGTGTGAGTGACtttgtgtctcagcaggttgcatgactgagtgaatctcttcccacactgagagcaggtgaacggcctctccctggtgtgaacctgctggtgtgtctgcaggctggatgacggagtgaatcccttcccacacacagtgcagttgAATGGCgtatccccagtgtgaattcgctggtgcatcAGCAGTTGGGAGGAATGACTAAATCTTTTACCACACACAGAGcacgtgaatggtctctccccagtgtgaactcgctggtgtgtccgcagattgaataactgagagaatcccttcccacattccatgcaggtgaatggtctctccccagtgtgaactcgctggtgtgtccggagGTTGGATGaaacactgaatcccttcccacactcagtgcaggtgaatggcttctttccggtGTGACTGCGGCGATGAATTTTCAGCTCAGATGTGtacctgaatcctttcccacagtccccacatttccaccgtttctccatggtgctggtgcccttgtgtctctccaggttggacaatcagttgaagcctcgtccacacacagaacacgtgttgaTCTCTCCTCGCTGAGAATGGTGTAATGTTTTTTCAAGCCGTGTagttggttgaagctctttccacagtcagtgcactggaacactctcactcgggtgtttgTGTTGGTGCTTATCCAGTCACATTGCTGTTTAAAACCTTCTGTAGCAGAcacaacaaacatttctccttctagatttaaaggctgataatattcaggtcccaatgaaTTGAGTGCCTTTGTCAGATTTTGATGtgaagtttggtttgagatttctgtctgcaaaTCCTCACCTTGTGGGACCCtgtgaaaggagtttacaaaactGAACACTGTCAGTacaagatagaaattcagaacagttgattctagtttctatggaacattcttttctCTCTCATTTCCCAAAAGTTGTAAatctctgtcccacacactctctcttcattCTCACTTTGCTGTGTCTAATATTCCCCCTCGcaattctcctgaaggtactgactcaggctgagtgacagatccatgctcactgcttcctgtcctggatacAGAAGTCCAAAAATCTTAATTCAGACTGCCAGCCTAATGGAAAGACGTCTATATCATTGGAATAAAGATATGTTTAATGGATAGGATTGTTTCAGTTGGTTGAGATTCAGGGAATTGTGATTGATCATGATCTTGAACTTGCTGCTTATGAGAAGAGtcaagcagagatgatcaatgatttctaACTGAAATTGGAAGGGCACTGTAGGGTTACAGAATGGGACGCACTCGAGACGGACAGAATTGGTCGACAGAGAGTCGGCAATGACTCGAGTTGCCGAATGGACTACTTCTGGACTGCAATGActctatgactggaaatatataaactAGATCCAGTACTACaaaaaaactagaaataataataaacatAATTTATTACAGAACTATCACAAATatgtctaatctgtaccatataacaacactagacatatctgtgttcaatattaatttactgtctcctaaaatgtcagccatctcatacaaaattatgaagggaatagataggatgagtgcgggcaggttgtttccactggcgggtgaaagcagaactagggggcatagcctcaaaataaggggaagtagatttaggactgagcttaggaggaacttcttcaccgaaaaggttgtgaatctatggaattccctgcccagtgaagcagttgaggctcattcattaaatgattccaagataaagatagatagcttttgaagagtaaaggaataaagggttatggtgttcgggcgggaaagtggagctgagtccacaaatgatcagccatgatctcattgaatcgcggagcaggctcgaagggctagatggcctactcctgctccaagttcttatttTGTTATGTTcttatctcctggggaaaccaggccTTTAATTgtaaacattgggaaagagaccatcattttagccagacaaataaatatgtcaagctgagggagcaaaggatgtcaatgtctttaatgccacccgaggaaggagctgcgtttCAAAAGCTATTgaatctaaacaaacctgttgcattttaacctggtgttgtaagaattcttactgtgcccaccccagtccaacaccggcatctccacacaatgtctttaagagagaaacCTGGGCCaaactttccagagtctgcaccctccctggattcacttcctttgcctttagttgctgcaagtcaccaattgtaggtcagaatgagaaaagaaatggaaagagggagaaaataagtgttttactTACAGATGTTGGCGACATGAGGAagcttcagtctgtgtgaagctcgctCTTCATTAACACAAAGGCCGCGCTCTGATTGACTAGAGGGCCAGAGTCCTTCCGGTTGTCCAACAGTTCCCATTGGTCAATACCTTCAGCAGGAAGGTCAAGAAAGGcacctctgcacatgcgcagtcccggggcgggggagaggggggatttcaCGCTCTGGCCGGAGCAGTTTGCCTGGCTTATCtcgaggtggtgaggggggagaagggaacaaggggTGGGGACGAGGCCGCCATCTCCGGGCCTGCCGTCTCcgcgctccgggcctgcgcactggaagcCGGAGACGTCACCGCGGAGCAGAGTGAAACCATTGTGACGTCAGCGGAAGTTGGATTTCAGAGTAAAACTCCTCTGGGCaatatctgggagcaaatcaatgtttacccctttccatttctttcctcattCGGGGAGGGCATTATGACTTTCAGTAACTGAAGGGAATAGAACTGAATCCAATCTGCAGATTACACATGTTTTCAGTCCAGTAATGTAAacgtatatctgtctggcagcctgcatgacaggaagcagggatctgtcaatcagcctgaatcagcaccttcaggagatttGGGAGGgtcaatattagatacagcagagtgagaatgcagTGAGAGTTACTGCTTTTGCAAAATGAGAGTATGTTCCATGGAAATGAGAATTGTCGGTCCTGAATTTCAATCCAGTACTGATGGTGATGATTTTTGTAAACTTTTAAAGGATATTAGAAGGTGAGGAATTACtggcagaaatctcaaaccaaacgtcacatcaaaCTCTGACAGTGTCACTCGATTTCTCgccctttgaatcgagaaggaacaTTTTGTCCGTTCTGGCTGCAGAaggttttaaacatcagtgtgactagaAAAGCACAAAGACACAGCTGATTGAGAGTGTTCCAGTTCACTGACTGGAACGAGCTTTGACCAGTTGCACAggctgaaaaaacattgcaccattcacagcggggagagaccgtacctgttttctgtgtgtgaacaaggcttcaactgattgtccaacctgaggAGATACGAGGAAACCCTCACCATGGATAAACCATGGAAATATGGGGACTGTGGACAGAGATTCGGATCCCTATCAGAGCTGGAAACCCATGGACACAGTCACACTgaagagaggctgttcacctgcactgagtgttggcagaaattcagtgattcttccaacctgcagacacaccagcgagttcacactggggagcagccattcacctgcactgtgtgtgctaAG
This portion of the Scyliorhinus torazame isolate Kashiwa2021f chromosome 5, sScyTor2.1, whole genome shotgun sequence genome encodes:
- the LOC140420357 gene encoding uncharacterized protein; this encodes MEKRWKCGDCGKGFRYTSELKIHRRSHTGKKPFTCTECGKGFSVSSNLRTHQRVHTGERPFTCMECGKGFSQLFNLRTHQRVHTGERPFTCSVCGKRFSHSSQLLMHQRIHTGDTPFNCTVCGKGFTPSSSLQTHQQVHTRERPFTCSQCGKRFTQSCNLLRHKVTHTTERPFKCSDCGSGFKSSRELIHHQGIHSEERPFSCSHCIKRFRTSSSLWTHQRVHTGERPFTCSVCGQGFTQSCNLLRHNVIHTNERPFNCSDCGSGFKSAADLMTHQRIHTEERPFSCSHCSKRFTKSSNLRAHQRVHTGERPFICSVCGKGFTRSKPLLTHQRVHK